A single window of Archangium gephyra DNA harbors:
- a CDS encoding permease — translation MKGALLVIGLMLVGVVGLAAWKGGWPLVYEGLKRGGQESVTLLPLLVVVFVLTGFVQVLLPRELVANWLSDEAGWKGIGVAWVAGALTPGGGPIGMPLAAALVRSGAGLGVVVTYLTSLSMLSFIRLPMEVAMYGGRLTGLRVLASLVLPPVAGLLAHALGPLLMGRT, via the coding sequence ATGAAGGGCGCGCTGCTCGTCATCGGGTTGATGTTGGTGGGGGTGGTGGGGCTGGCGGCCTGGAAAGGGGGCTGGCCGCTGGTGTACGAGGGGTTGAAGCGGGGAGGGCAGGAGAGCGTGACTCTGCTGCCACTGCTGGTGGTGGTCTTCGTGCTCACCGGCTTCGTGCAGGTGCTGTTGCCGCGCGAGCTGGTGGCGAACTGGCTGTCCGACGAAGCGGGGTGGAAGGGGATCGGGGTGGCGTGGGTGGCGGGGGCGCTCACTCCGGGGGGTGGACCCATCGGCATGCCCCTGGCGGCGGCACTGGTGCGCTCCGGAGCGGGGCTTGGCGTGGTCGTCACCTACCTGACCTCGCTGTCCATGCTGTCCTTCATCCGTCTGCCGATGGAGGTCGCCATGTATGGCGGCCGGCTGACGGGGCTGCGGGTGCTGGCGTCACTCGTGCTGCCCCCGGTAGCCGGGCTGCTGGCGCATGCGCTCGGGCCCTTGCTGATGGGACGCACCTGA
- a CDS encoding alpha/beta fold hydrolase, with protein sequence MTKSAFRGEQAKAVLSQWFDRFRDRLKVPTESRTVKTRFGDTHVLVGGPEGAPSLVLLHGALASSAHVLSELAALLERFRIYAVDIVGQSVKSADARPSVTNNEYGEWLKDVLDGLSLERTHVVGVSWGGFVSIRLAAYAPERIQRLALLVPAGVVHGSHWEGFTKMGLPMMLYRMSPSKRRLEAFTRHLLTTTDDDWVPYLGDALRSFNMDMRVPALAKPEEFARLKAPTLVLGADLDVSFPGQRLLARAPELFSTLADTELIKDCRHCPPTTDAFRHWLAERISGFLLAN encoded by the coding sequence ATGACGAAGTCCGCGTTCCGAGGCGAGCAGGCCAAGGCCGTTCTCTCCCAGTGGTTCGACCGCTTCCGCGATCGGCTGAAGGTGCCGACGGAGAGCCGGACGGTGAAGACCCGCTTCGGTGACACGCACGTGCTCGTCGGAGGTCCCGAGGGCGCTCCGAGCCTGGTGCTGCTCCACGGGGCGCTGGCGAGCTCGGCCCACGTGCTCAGCGAGCTGGCCGCGCTGCTCGAGCGGTTCCGCATCTACGCGGTGGACATCGTCGGGCAGTCGGTGAAGAGCGCGGATGCGCGGCCGTCGGTGACCAACAACGAGTACGGCGAGTGGTTGAAGGATGTGCTCGATGGGTTGTCGCTCGAGCGCACGCACGTGGTGGGCGTGAGCTGGGGTGGCTTCGTGTCGATCCGGCTCGCGGCGTACGCGCCCGAGCGCATCCAGCGGCTGGCGCTCCTCGTGCCCGCGGGCGTGGTGCATGGCTCGCACTGGGAAGGGTTCACCAAGATGGGCCTCCCGATGATGCTGTACCGGATGTCCCCATCGAAGCGGCGCCTGGAGGCCTTCACCCGGCACCTGCTCACCACCACGGATGACGACTGGGTGCCCTACCTGGGCGATGCCCTCCGCTCGTTCAACATGGACATGCGGGTGCCCGCGCTCGCGAAGCCGGAGGAGTTCGCGCGGTTGAAGGCACCCACGCTCGTGCTCGGCGCGGATCTGGACGTGAGCTTCCCGGGACAGCGGCTCCTCGCCCGTGCGCCCGAGCTGTTCTCCACGCTCGCCGATACGGAGCTCATCAAGGATTGCCGGCACTGCCCGCCAACGACGGACGCCTTCCGGCACTGGCTGGCGGAGCGCATCAGCGGCTTCCTGCTCGCGAACTGA
- a CDS encoding sensor histidine kinase, whose translation MDTQASVASVADSERVQRGIQGVAGMGAAATNLALLVSVWGQWPAVYAVVGVSVVLTLVNAVLAERLALWLSRARAEAIRTGINAAGICLIGIAARWPALVWVFVPYNMLWYFGLDPWVRPRMALYLVAIDGVALATGAEPATVLSFSLIGLFGYLVSEKRGALLTEKNAELAKAHQELQQLHQRALEQERLSSLGLMAASVAHEINNPMSYVTSNVDSLLQDMRDEPNLSAPLKEYVDDVLPATLDGIKRVNSIVSDLRRFSRGGYEGYSSYDFNAEVRTALRIARIQLGHVRVEQALEEVGQVVGRPRQIVQVLVNLLVNAGQATPSGGVVRLAIRNEGALVRVEVRDTGSGMSEETKRHLFEPFFTTKPVGLGTGLGLSVVHGIIKAHGGRIEVESELGKGTCFTIDLPKVPTLPPETSSGGNLRAAGR comes from the coding sequence ATGGACACCCAGGCCAGCGTCGCAAGCGTGGCGGATTCGGAGCGGGTCCAACGCGGCATCCAGGGCGTCGCGGGGATGGGGGCGGCCGCCACCAACCTCGCGTTGCTCGTCTCGGTCTGGGGACAGTGGCCCGCGGTCTACGCCGTCGTGGGGGTGAGCGTGGTGCTCACCCTGGTCAACGCCGTCCTGGCCGAGCGGCTCGCGCTGTGGCTCAGCCGAGCCCGGGCCGAGGCGATACGGACGGGCATCAACGCGGCGGGCATCTGCCTCATTGGTATCGCCGCCCGATGGCCCGCGCTGGTCTGGGTCTTCGTGCCCTACAACATGCTCTGGTACTTCGGGCTCGACCCGTGGGTCCGTCCGCGCATGGCCCTCTATCTGGTGGCCATCGACGGAGTGGCCCTGGCCACCGGCGCCGAGCCCGCCACGGTCCTGTCCTTCTCCCTGATTGGCCTCTTCGGGTACCTGGTGTCCGAGAAACGCGGAGCGCTGCTGACGGAGAAGAACGCGGAGTTGGCGAAGGCCCACCAGGAGTTGCAGCAGTTGCACCAGCGGGCACTCGAGCAGGAGCGGCTCTCCAGCCTGGGGCTGATGGCGGCGAGCGTGGCGCATGAGATCAACAACCCGATGAGCTACGTGACGAGCAACGTCGACTCGCTGCTCCAGGACATGAGGGACGAGCCGAATCTGTCCGCGCCACTGAAGGAGTACGTGGACGACGTGCTCCCGGCGACGCTGGATGGAATCAAACGGGTGAACTCCATCGTCTCGGATCTGCGCCGCTTCTCGCGCGGGGGTTACGAGGGCTACAGCTCCTACGACTTCAATGCCGAGGTGCGGACGGCACTGCGCATCGCGCGCATCCAGCTCGGCCACGTGCGGGTGGAGCAGGCGCTGGAGGAGGTGGGGCAGGTGGTGGGCCGTCCGCGCCAGATCGTGCAGGTGCTGGTGAACCTGCTGGTCAACGCGGGGCAGGCCACGCCCTCGGGCGGAGTGGTGCGTCTGGCCATCCGCAACGAGGGCGCGCTGGTGCGCGTGGAGGTGCGCGACACCGGCTCGGGCATGTCCGAGGAGACGAAGCGGCACCTCTTCGAGCCCTTCTTCACCACCAAGCCCGTGGGGTTGGGCACGGGGCTGGGGCTCTCCGTGGTGCACGGCATCATCAAGGCCCATGGCGGCCGCATCGAGGTGGAGAGCGAGCTGGGCAAGGGCACGTGCTTCACCATCGACCTGCCGAAGGTGCCGACCCTGCCTCCGGAGACGAGCTCGGGCGGAAACCTGCGCGCGGCGGGCCGCTGA
- a CDS encoding D-2-hydroxyacid dehydrogenase family protein: MKIAILDDYQRIARGLADWSRLPAGSEPTVFDRPLAEEERVAALQPFEVLVIMRERTPFPAALLERLPHLRLLVTTGGRNAAIDLEACRARGITVCGTGNVGAPTAELAWGLILALVKRIPAEERALRSGAWQTGLTEGLAGKRLGVVGLGKLGTQVARVGQAFGMEVVAWSQNLTAERAAEVGVRRVEKQELFATSDVISLHLVLGERTRGIVGAGELNAMKPTAWFVNTSRAGLVDEPALLAVLREQRIAGAGLDVFPIEPLPAHHPLLTLPNVVLTPHLGYVTRENYAVFYRDALEDILAWKAGVPVRVLT, translated from the coding sequence GTGAAGATCGCGATCCTCGATGACTACCAGCGCATCGCGCGGGGCCTCGCCGACTGGAGCCGTCTGCCGGCCGGCAGTGAACCGACCGTGTTCGATCGGCCCCTCGCCGAGGAGGAGCGGGTGGCGGCGCTCCAGCCCTTCGAGGTGCTCGTCATCATGCGCGAGCGCACGCCCTTCCCCGCCGCGCTGCTCGAGCGGCTGCCCCACCTGCGCCTCCTGGTCACCACCGGCGGGCGCAACGCGGCGATCGATCTGGAGGCGTGCCGGGCGCGCGGCATCACGGTGTGCGGTACGGGCAACGTGGGCGCGCCGACGGCGGAGCTGGCCTGGGGGCTGATCCTGGCCCTGGTCAAGCGCATCCCGGCCGAGGAGCGCGCACTGCGCTCGGGTGCGTGGCAGACGGGATTGACCGAGGGGCTCGCCGGCAAGCGGCTGGGCGTGGTGGGACTCGGGAAGCTCGGCACCCAGGTGGCGCGCGTGGGCCAGGCCTTCGGCATGGAGGTGGTGGCCTGGAGCCAGAACCTCACCGCGGAGCGCGCGGCCGAGGTGGGCGTGCGCCGGGTGGAGAAGCAGGAGCTGTTCGCCACCTCGGATGTCATCAGCCTGCACCTCGTCCTCGGCGAGCGGACGCGCGGAATCGTGGGCGCCGGGGAGCTGAACGCGATGAAGCCCACCGCCTGGTTCGTCAACACCTCGCGGGCGGGGCTGGTGGACGAGCCGGCGCTGCTGGCCGTGCTGCGCGAGCAGCGGATCGCCGGCGCCGGGCTGGACGTCTTTCCCATCGAGCCCCTGCCGGCCCACCATCCCCTGCTCACCCTGCCCAATGTCGTGCTGACACCGCACCTGGGTTACGTGACGCGGGAAAATTACGCTGTCTTCTACCGCGATGCGTTGGAGGACATCCTGGCCTGGAAGGCCGGCGTGCCGGTGAGAGTGCTCACCTGA
- a CDS encoding DUF2239 family protein, with product MGEENHRNYTGFAGHRLIASGELTEVALKAKEWLDRGESAPILIFEDETGTPVDLDFRGTLYEFLDKLAKKRARRAEAEEAPEETKRSGPGRPKLGVVSREVSLLPRHWDWLNSQPGGASVTLRKLVEEAKRNSVGADRARRSQEAAYKFMSIMAGDFPGFEEASRAFFANNPERFEQLIQPWPEDVREHVRRLVAIARRDLENAAP from the coding sequence ATGGGCGAGGAAAACCACAGGAATTACACGGGGTTCGCGGGGCACCGCCTCATCGCGTCGGGCGAGCTGACGGAGGTCGCCCTGAAGGCCAAGGAGTGGCTCGACCGGGGCGAGAGCGCACCGATCCTGATCTTCGAGGACGAGACGGGGACGCCGGTCGACCTGGACTTCCGAGGGACGCTGTACGAGTTCCTGGACAAGCTCGCGAAGAAGCGGGCCCGGCGGGCCGAGGCCGAGGAAGCACCGGAGGAGACGAAGCGGTCCGGGCCGGGCCGGCCGAAGCTGGGAGTCGTCTCCCGGGAAGTGTCACTCCTCCCCCGCCACTGGGACTGGCTCAACTCGCAGCCCGGGGGGGCTTCGGTGACGCTGCGCAAGCTCGTCGAGGAGGCGAAGCGCAACAGCGTGGGCGCGGACCGGGCCCGGCGCTCCCAGGAAGCCGCCTACAAGTTCATGTCCATCATGGCGGGAGACTTCCCCGGCTTCGAGGAGGCCTCGCGGGCCTTCTTCGCGAACAACCCCGAGCGCTTCGAGCAGCTCATCCAGCCCTGGCCGGAGGATGTCCGGGAGCACGTCCGGCGGCTGGTGGCGATCGCCCGAAGGGATCTGGAGAATGCCGCCCCGTGA
- a CDS encoding trypsin-like peptidase domain-containing protein: MIGGWSAANLGLFYRNQPLEGAFTPVAAVEASAWNRSQVASGLLVHPRLVLTVAHAVLFRAGAQLFAAAQVKVELGNVRAWADAVVIPSRFLEQAGFVATQDLAVLRMPMEVSGPLDPPLLADSARDGEAMLWGWTLVRPRTQVSIPVTVTTAEDGNLRYPAVNLPAFSGGPLLRSTGPGQPDELLGLHRAFHADTQQGEAIPFSSEDVLEAMHALGFDV; encoded by the coding sequence ATGATCGGCGGCTGGTCGGCGGCCAACCTCGGCCTCTTCTACCGGAACCAGCCGCTCGAGGGCGCCTTCACCCCGGTGGCGGCGGTCGAGGCCTCCGCCTGGAACCGCTCGCAGGTGGCCAGTGGCCTGCTGGTGCACCCGCGGCTGGTGCTGACGGTGGCGCACGCCGTGCTGTTCCGCGCGGGAGCCCAGCTCTTCGCCGCGGCCCAGGTGAAGGTCGAGCTGGGCAACGTCCGCGCCTGGGCCGATGCCGTGGTCATCCCCTCGCGATTCCTCGAGCAGGCGGGCTTCGTGGCCACCCAGGATCTGGCGGTGCTGCGCATGCCCATGGAGGTGAGCGGACCGCTCGACCCGCCCCTGCTCGCCGACTCGGCGAGGGACGGCGAGGCCATGTTGTGGGGCTGGACCCTGGTGCGGCCGCGCACCCAGGTGTCCATCCCCGTCACCGTCACCACCGCCGAGGACGGCAACCTGCGCTACCCCGCGGTGAACCTCCCGGCCTTCAGCGGAGGCCCGTTGCTGCGCAGCACCGGCCCGGGCCAGCCGGACGAGCTCCTCGGCCTGCACCGCGCCTTCCACGCCGACACCCAACAGGGTGAGGCCATTCCGTTCTCCAGCGAGGACGTGCTCGAGGCCATGCACGCGCTGGGGTTCGACGTCTAG
- a CDS encoding HEAT repeat domain-containing protein produces the protein MKRLVVSLALLAGCTTTTRQAEPPAPQQTAAPAPEAPPAAKAEAPREPDSVYVFKGVEVFGSRKIPKEKLLALITLPAPGTRMDKKNEAQTKEFIGNLMESKKRLTETGSFAFIRMSVGENQNHTMGVTVDLVDKGDEWRMPFNPEPKGEVADPEGLLAAWSDYLKTFWKLRNQGAVPEWGMGTCRAPMGCYGGFDHPELAPMEQRFIDGVPRNADALVRVLREDKDSGKRMNALMLLIYLSSPEQLVKALLPSVRDPYEGVRNEALRRLGSAQEVSKKPGIVPIEPVLEALWYPLATDRNKAGWTLVHIMEVEGTVHRRQILDKAGEVLVEMAGMRSELDRDPSRKVLAMLAGQDFGDDMAAWRRWFEQSRGARP, from the coding sequence ATGAAACGCCTCGTCGTCAGTCTCGCGCTGCTCGCCGGCTGCACCACCACGACCCGTCAGGCCGAGCCGCCCGCACCCCAGCAGACCGCCGCACCCGCGCCGGAAGCGCCGCCCGCCGCGAAGGCCGAGGCGCCGCGGGAGCCGGACTCCGTCTACGTGTTCAAGGGCGTGGAGGTCTTCGGCTCGCGGAAGATCCCCAAGGAGAAGCTGCTCGCGCTCATCACGCTGCCGGCTCCGGGCACGCGGATGGACAAGAAGAACGAGGCGCAGACGAAGGAGTTCATCGGCAACCTCATGGAGAGCAAGAAGCGGCTCACCGAGACCGGGTCCTTCGCGTTCATCCGGATGTCGGTCGGCGAGAACCAGAATCACACGATGGGTGTGACGGTGGATCTGGTGGACAAGGGGGACGAGTGGCGCATGCCCTTCAACCCCGAGCCGAAGGGGGAAGTGGCGGATCCGGAAGGGCTGCTCGCGGCCTGGTCGGACTATCTGAAGACGTTCTGGAAGCTGCGGAACCAGGGAGCGGTGCCGGAGTGGGGAATGGGCACCTGCCGTGCGCCCATGGGGTGCTACGGAGGCTTCGATCACCCCGAGCTGGCGCCCATGGAGCAACGCTTCATCGACGGGGTGCCGCGCAACGCCGACGCGCTCGTGCGCGTGCTGCGCGAGGACAAGGACAGCGGCAAGCGGATGAACGCGCTCATGCTGCTGATCTATCTTTCCTCGCCCGAGCAGCTGGTGAAGGCGCTCCTCCCGTCGGTGCGTGATCCCTATGAGGGGGTGCGCAACGAGGCGTTGCGCCGGCTCGGGTCGGCCCAGGAGGTGTCGAAGAAGCCGGGCATCGTCCCGATCGAGCCCGTGCTCGAGGCGCTCTGGTATCCGCTGGCGACGGATCGCAACAAGGCGGGCTGGACGCTGGTGCACATCATGGAGGTCGAGGGCACGGTCCACCGGCGGCAGATTCTCGACAAGGCGGGCGAGGTGCTGGTGGAGATGGCGGGCATGCGCTCGGAGCTCGACCGCGACCCCTCGCGCAAGGTGCTCGCGATGCTGGCGGGACAGGACTTCGGTGACGACATGGCGGCCTGGCGGCGCTGGTTCGAGCAGTCGCGAGGTGCGAGACCATGA
- a CDS encoding YtxH domain-containing protein codes for MLFAKKAKWAVKSDIYRQLLARKIMKDLPKFAKNQWEDFDADDVLRYVGLTTYKPARSSFAGIGAFVIGCAVGGIAALMLAPKTGTELRTDVKDKAMGYLGKQGINVGQEKTASA; via the coding sequence ATGTTGTTCGCGAAGAAGGCCAAGTGGGCGGTGAAGAGCGATATCTACCGGCAGCTGCTCGCCCGGAAGATCATGAAGGACCTGCCCAAGTTCGCCAAGAACCAGTGGGAGGACTTCGACGCCGATGACGTGCTGCGCTACGTGGGTCTCACCACCTACAAGCCCGCCCGCAGCTCGTTCGCCGGCATCGGTGCGTTCGTCATCGGCTGCGCCGTCGGCGGCATCGCCGCGCTCATGCTCGCGCCCAAGACCGGCACCGAGCTGCGCACGGATGTGAAGGACAAGGCCATGGGCTACCTCGGCAAGCAGGGCATCAACGTGGGCCAGGAGAAGACCGCCAGCGCCTGA
- a CDS encoding acyl-CoA carboxylase subunit beta encodes MSFDQKLLEKIAQVEKGGAEKYHAKNRETGKLFARERIRLLVDEGSFVEDAKLANNQDAELPSDGVIIGVGKVAGRPVAIMANDSTVKAGSWGARTVEKILRIQETAKGLKCPLLYLVDSAGARITDQVEMFPGRRGAGRIFYNEVHMSGEVPQVCLLFGPSAAGGAYIPAFCDIVIMVDGNASMYLGSPRMAEMVIGEKVTLEEMGGAKMHCSVSGVGDVLVKTEQEAIEAAKKYISFFPENFTQAPPRAEPKAPKASGKRVDEIIPADQNKPFDMHALIAELIDEGSWFEVKKLFAQELITGLARINGRPVGIVANQPKYKGGVLFVDSADKAARFIWLCDAFNIPLLYLADVPGFMIGTKVERAGIIRAGAKMISAVSEASVPRICVVVRKAYGAGLYAMSGPGFAPDATLALPQAMIAVMGPEAAVNAVYFNKIQEKPEAERTAYVQQLRDEYRQDVDIYKLASELVVDEIVPGDRLRNELLQRYELYSRRFQPRETKKHGVYPV; translated from the coding sequence ATGTCATTCGATCAGAAGCTGCTCGAGAAGATCGCCCAGGTCGAGAAGGGCGGAGCCGAGAAGTACCACGCGAAGAACCGGGAGACGGGGAAGCTGTTCGCCCGTGAGCGCATCCGGCTGCTGGTGGACGAGGGCTCGTTCGTCGAGGACGCCAAGCTCGCCAACAACCAGGACGCGGAGCTGCCCTCGGACGGCGTGATCATCGGGGTGGGGAAGGTGGCGGGGCGCCCGGTGGCGATCATGGCCAATGACTCCACGGTGAAGGCGGGGAGCTGGGGCGCGCGCACGGTGGAGAAGATCCTCCGCATCCAGGAGACGGCGAAGGGCCTGAAGTGCCCGCTGCTGTACCTGGTGGACTCGGCGGGAGCGCGCATCACGGATCAGGTGGAGATGTTCCCGGGCCGGCGGGGCGCGGGCCGCATCTTCTACAACGAGGTGCACATGTCCGGCGAGGTGCCGCAGGTGTGCCTGCTCTTCGGGCCCTCGGCGGCCGGTGGCGCGTACATCCCCGCGTTCTGCGACATCGTCATCATGGTGGACGGCAACGCCTCCATGTACCTGGGCAGCCCGCGCATGGCCGAGATGGTCATTGGCGAGAAGGTGACGCTCGAGGAGATGGGCGGCGCGAAGATGCACTGCTCGGTGTCCGGCGTGGGCGACGTGCTGGTGAAGACGGAGCAGGAGGCGATTGAGGCGGCCAAGAAGTACATCTCCTTCTTCCCGGAGAACTTCACCCAGGCGCCGCCCCGGGCCGAGCCCAAGGCGCCCAAGGCCAGCGGCAAGCGGGTGGACGAGATCATCCCCGCGGACCAGAACAAGCCCTTCGACATGCACGCGCTCATCGCCGAGCTGATCGACGAGGGGAGCTGGTTCGAGGTGAAGAAGCTCTTCGCCCAGGAGCTGATCACCGGTCTGGCGCGCATCAACGGCCGGCCGGTGGGCATCGTGGCCAACCAGCCCAAGTACAAGGGCGGCGTGCTCTTCGTGGACTCGGCGGACAAGGCGGCGCGCTTCATCTGGCTGTGCGACGCCTTCAACATCCCGCTCTTGTACCTGGCGGACGTGCCGGGCTTCATGATTGGCACCAAGGTGGAGCGCGCGGGCATCATCCGGGCGGGCGCGAAGATGATCTCCGCGGTGTCCGAGGCGAGCGTGCCGAGGATCTGCGTGGTGGTGCGCAAGGCGTACGGCGCGGGCCTGTACGCCATGAGCGGGCCGGGCTTCGCGCCGGACGCCACGCTGGCGCTGCCCCAGGCGATGATCGCCGTGATGGGCCCCGAGGCGGCGGTGAACGCCGTCTACTTCAACAAGATCCAGGAGAAGCCCGAGGCCGAGCGGACCGCCTACGTCCAGCAGCTCCGGGACGAGTACCGTCAGGACGTGGACATCTACAAGCTGGCGAGCGAGCTGGTGGTGGACGAGATCGTCCCGGGCGACCGGCTCCGCAACGAGTTGCTCCAGCGTTATGAGTTGTATTCCCGGCGCTTCCAGCCCCGGGAGACGAAGAAGCACGGCGTCTACCCGGTTTGA
- a CDS encoding acyl-CoA dehydrogenase family protein gives MDFELPESHRALQSSLRDFCERRVKPYAREWDKDEKFPMEVVKELGELGVMGMLVSEEYGGAAMDSLAVAVAVEEIARYDGSLALTVASHNGLGTSHLRVFGNKEQLRKYLPRLATGEHLGAWGLTEPGSGSDAAGMKTTAVRKGDKWVLNGAKMFITQGTVGSVFVVLAVTSPEKKQKGITAFILEKGMPGFSQRPIHGKLGMRSSDTAELVLENVEVADSQRLGEVDHGFIDTMKILDKGRITIGALAVGLARGALEESVRYARERTAFGQPISEFQGLRWMFADMKTETDAARLLVHRAAYLADMGQPYSEEASMAKLFASEVATRACNKAVQIHGGYGYTREFPVERYLRDAKLCEIGEGTSEIQRSIIAREVFKKA, from the coding sequence ATGGACTTCGAACTTCCCGAAAGCCATCGAGCCCTCCAGTCCTCCCTTCGTGACTTCTGCGAGCGCAGGGTCAAGCCCTACGCGCGCGAGTGGGACAAGGACGAGAAGTTCCCGATGGAGGTGGTGAAGGAGCTGGGTGAGCTGGGCGTGATGGGCATGCTGGTGTCCGAGGAGTACGGCGGCGCCGCCATGGACTCGCTCGCGGTGGCGGTGGCGGTCGAGGAGATCGCCCGCTACGACGGCTCGCTGGCCCTCACCGTGGCGTCCCACAACGGGCTGGGCACCAGCCACCTGCGCGTGTTCGGCAACAAGGAGCAGCTGCGCAAGTACCTGCCCAGGCTGGCCACCGGCGAGCACCTGGGCGCCTGGGGCCTGACGGAGCCGGGCAGCGGCTCGGACGCCGCGGGCATGAAGACCACGGCGGTGCGCAAGGGTGACAAGTGGGTGCTCAACGGCGCCAAGATGTTCATCACCCAGGGCACGGTGGGCAGCGTCTTCGTGGTGCTGGCCGTCACCTCGCCGGAGAAGAAGCAGAAGGGCATCACCGCCTTCATCCTGGAGAAGGGGATGCCGGGCTTCAGCCAGCGGCCCATCCACGGCAAGCTGGGCATGCGCTCCTCGGACACGGCGGAGCTGGTGCTGGAGAACGTGGAGGTCGCCGACTCGCAGCGGCTGGGCGAGGTGGACCACGGCTTCATCGACACGATGAAGATCCTCGACAAGGGCCGCATCACCATCGGCGCGCTGGCGGTGGGCCTGGCCCGGGGCGCGCTGGAGGAGTCGGTGCGCTACGCCCGGGAGCGCACGGCCTTTGGCCAGCCCATCTCCGAGTTCCAGGGCCTGCGCTGGATGTTCGCGGACATGAAGACGGAGACGGACGCGGCGCGGCTGCTGGTGCACCGGGCGGCGTACCTGGCCGACATGGGCCAGCCGTACAGCGAGGAGGCCTCCATGGCCAAGCTGTTCGCCTCCGAGGTAGCCACGCGGGCCTGCAACAAGGCGGTGCAGATCCACGGCGGCTACGGCTACACCCGCGAGTTCCCCGTCGAGCGCTACCTGCGCGACGCCAAGCTGTGCGAGATCGGCGAGGGGACGAGTGAGATCCAGCGCTCCATCATCGCGCGCGAGGTCTTCAAGAAGGCGTAA
- the rnc gene encoding ribonuclease III gives MATLQPAERVKALEERLGTTFPRPELGLTALTHKSWINEHRGEGFQDNERLEFLGDAVLNLAVGHRLMERFPQMKEGELTPLRARIVNEEGLSRIARRLGLGELLQLGRGEELSGGREKSSLLANALEAVFAAVYLGSGLEPVMGLVDRHFAEALEGVAQALSRQDYKTKLQEAAQDRLKLTPRYQIVSEVGPDHEKIFEVEVMLGSDVYARATGRSKKDAEQTAAHGALVLLDRGEKPGQGAAAPPGTSNPGVPGAAEQASVPVPGPKDDTPA, from the coding sequence GTGGCGACCCTGCAACCCGCTGAGCGAGTGAAGGCCCTGGAGGAGCGGCTGGGGACGACGTTTCCCCGTCCCGAGCTGGGGCTCACCGCGCTGACGCACAAGAGTTGGATCAACGAGCACCGGGGCGAGGGCTTCCAGGACAACGAGCGGCTGGAGTTCCTCGGGGACGCGGTGCTCAACCTGGCGGTGGGCCACCGGCTGATGGAGCGCTTCCCCCAGATGAAGGAGGGGGAGCTCACGCCGCTGCGGGCCCGCATCGTCAACGAGGAGGGGCTGTCGCGCATCGCCCGGCGGCTGGGGCTGGGCGAGCTGTTGCAGCTGGGGCGGGGCGAGGAGCTGAGCGGCGGCCGGGAGAAGAGCTCGCTCCTGGCCAACGCGCTGGAGGCTGTCTTCGCCGCCGTGTACCTGGGCTCGGGGCTGGAGCCGGTGATGGGGCTGGTGGACCGGCACTTCGCCGAGGCGCTGGAGGGCGTGGCGCAGGCGCTCAGCCGGCAGGACTACAAGACGAAGCTGCAGGAGGCGGCGCAGGACAGGCTCAAGCTGACGCCCCGCTACCAGATCGTCTCCGAGGTGGGCCCCGACCACGAGAAGATCTTCGAGGTGGAGGTGATGCTGGGCTCGGACGTGTACGCACGCGCCACGGGCCGCAGCAAGAAGGACGCCGAGCAGACGGCCGCCCACGGGGCCCTGGTGCTGCTGGACCGGGGCGAGAAGCCGGGGCAGGGGGCCGCGGCGCCTCCGGGGACGTCGAATCCTGGAGTTCCGGGGGCAGCCGAGCAGGCATCCGTGCCCGTTCCGGGTCCTAAGGACGACACCCCGGCCTGA
- a CDS encoding peptidylprolyl isomerase → MGMMDEARAGNDLYATFDTTEGQIVVKLFAKDAPETVQNFVGLATGEKEWVHPGTRERMTGKPLYDGTIFHRCIGNFMVQGGDPLGQGIGGPGYKFKDEFQSGRRFDKKGLLAMANAGPNTNGSQFFITVVPTPHLNNRHTIFGEVVKGQDVADRIANEIPKGAGDRPKKDVVITKLTISTSAPA, encoded by the coding sequence ATGGGAATGATGGACGAGGCGCGTGCGGGCAATGATCTCTACGCCACCTTCGACACCACCGAGGGGCAGATTGTCGTGAAGCTCTTCGCGAAGGACGCGCCGGAGACGGTGCAGAACTTCGTGGGGCTGGCGACGGGCGAGAAGGAGTGGGTGCACCCGGGGACGCGCGAGCGCATGACGGGCAAGCCGCTCTACGACGGGACGATCTTCCACCGCTGCATCGGCAACTTCATGGTTCAGGGCGGGGATCCGCTGGGCCAGGGCATCGGCGGTCCGGGGTACAAGTTCAAGGATGAGTTCCAGAGCGGCCGCCGGTTCGACAAGAAGGGCCTGCTGGCCATGGCGAACGCCGGTCCCAACACCAACGGCAGCCAGTTCTTCATCACCGTGGTGCCCACGCCGCACCTCAACAACCGGCACACCATCTTCGGAGAGGTCGTGAAGGGCCAGGACGTGGCCGACCGCATCGCCAACGAGATTCCCAAGGGCGCGGGCGACCGGCCGAAGAAGGACGTGGTCATCACCAAGCTGACCATCTCCACCTCCGCGCCGGCCTAG